The following proteins are co-located in the Leptospira weilii genome:
- a CDS encoding RNA polymerase sigma factor yields the protein MAHTSELEKLYNHNKDDLFHYIKKSFYDENSAQDILHDSFLNFFRYYESKSIPDPTSCRMILFRIARNLMINHAKSYYQRNVSLVGEDVSSNFTSKTPSPEFSVLEKIDQSDVKHIIDSLLDTISPEYKEALLLRYQQDLKLEEISKILGMSISGVSRLIERAEKSLAQEGKKIGFQPGNYI from the coding sequence GTGGCACACACTTCCGAGTTAGAAAAACTCTATAACCACAATAAAGATGATTTATTTCATTATATAAAAAAATCGTTCTACGACGAAAATTCTGCGCAAGATATTTTGCACGATTCGTTTCTAAATTTTTTTCGATATTATGAAAGTAAAAGCATTCCTGATCCGACTTCTTGTAGGATGATTCTTTTTAGAATCGCGAGAAATTTAATGATTAACCATGCGAAGTCCTATTATCAGCGGAATGTATCTTTGGTAGGCGAAGATGTGAGCAGTAATTTTACGTCTAAAACGCCAAGTCCTGAATTTTCCGTATTGGAAAAAATTGACCAATCGGATGTTAAACATATCATCGATTCTCTTTTAGATACGATTTCCCCAGAATATAAGGAAGCTTTACTTTTAAGATATCAGCAGGATTTAAAGCTAGAAGAGATTTCTAAAATTCTTGGGATGAGTATATCGGGCGTATCTAGACTCATTGAAAGGGCTGAAAAATCTTTGGCTCAAGAAGGTAAAAAAATAGGTTTCCAACCTGGAAATTACATATAG
- a CDS encoding OmpA family protein, whose amino-acid sequence MRSKLQSVLPLILSFPFLTGLQAEDQLWIGKILQFGKLLSTENAYIPIESNEITSELSKLNDKTVRILCSMKGSTCNPIRYEIYPFLNSKEIEPWTIKKIPDYVNRNIFAFNPTVSPDGKYLFWTAYIKRGKSGTQKIWYSKLDEKGFWEDGKEMNAPLNNEMPSAVISALPGGNELFVFGTFGEKELLDELGKDFEAKGELAARSSKNSNEYRKKIEELRAEYDEKTKQITRRVPLYKSFKEKDSWSKPSILKFPDFYNLYRKKNDSSQEVFGGSTLSSSGRILIYSSQHKDSKGKLDLYVSKMLSDGTFPLGTNLGEVINTDHEEMAPFLASDDRTLYFSSDGHKGISIYMTKRIGDAWDQWTKPIEVSENLKGVNFFSIPANSDWAYISKDGQLFMAYLPKEMRPEKVVVVNGKVTDTDGNPLSADIHYESLKSHEKIGSTKSDPSTGNFSIILPFGENYGFYAQKKGYLPVSQNLNLSSKKNFSEKVEVLLQLPPIQERGTIQINNLFFESKSFRIVPESEPELNRLAEIMKENPDIKIQIEGHTDNVGKKKDNLLLSEKRAIAIAEYLSQKHSIPMERIKTRGFGDSVPLSKNDSEEGRRKNRRVNFTILKRK is encoded by the coding sequence ATGCGTTCTAAACTTCAATCCGTTCTCCCTTTGATTCTAAGTTTTCCATTTCTAACCGGTCTTCAGGCCGAGGATCAATTATGGATCGGAAAAATTCTTCAATTTGGAAAATTACTCAGTACGGAAAACGCATATATTCCAATCGAGTCCAATGAGATTACTTCGGAACTTTCAAAACTCAATGATAAAACCGTAAGAATTCTCTGCAGTATGAAAGGGTCCACCTGCAATCCGATTCGTTACGAGATCTATCCGTTTCTCAACTCGAAAGAAATCGAACCTTGGACGATTAAAAAAATTCCCGATTACGTAAATCGTAATATTTTCGCATTCAATCCGACCGTTTCTCCGGACGGGAAATACCTTTTCTGGACCGCTTATATCAAACGCGGCAAATCGGGAACTCAGAAGATCTGGTATTCGAAACTAGACGAGAAAGGATTTTGGGAAGACGGAAAAGAAATGAACGCACCTTTGAACAATGAAATGCCCTCGGCCGTCATTTCCGCGTTGCCGGGAGGAAACGAACTCTTCGTCTTCGGAACGTTCGGCGAAAAAGAACTTTTAGACGAACTTGGAAAAGACTTCGAAGCAAAGGGGGAATTGGCGGCTCGTTCGTCCAAAAACTCCAACGAATACAGAAAAAAGATCGAGGAACTTAGAGCCGAATACGATGAAAAAACGAAGCAGATTACAAGAAGGGTTCCTCTTTATAAAAGTTTTAAGGAAAAGGATTCCTGGTCTAAGCCAAGTATATTAAAGTTTCCTGATTTTTATAATCTCTACAGAAAGAAAAACGATTCAAGCCAGGAAGTTTTCGGGGGCTCCACTCTTTCTTCTTCGGGAAGAATTTTGATCTATTCTTCCCAACACAAAGATTCCAAGGGGAAATTAGATCTTTATGTGAGTAAAATGTTAAGCGACGGGACCTTTCCTTTGGGAACAAATTTAGGCGAAGTTATCAATACGGATCACGAAGAGATGGCTCCGTTTTTAGCAAGCGATGATAGAACTCTTTATTTTTCCAGCGACGGACACAAAGGGATTTCCATTTATATGACGAAAAGAATCGGAGACGCTTGGGATCAATGGACCAAACCAATCGAAGTTTCGGAAAACCTGAAAGGTGTGAATTTCTTTTCTATTCCCGCGAACAGCGACTGGGCTTATATCAGTAAGGACGGTCAGTTGTTTATGGCCTATCTTCCGAAGGAAATGCGTCCCGAAAAAGTAGTGGTTGTAAATGGAAAGGTGACTGACACAGATGGAAATCCTCTCTCTGCCGATATACATTACGAATCTCTAAAGTCTCACGAGAAAATTGGAAGTACAAAAAGCGATCCTTCCACCGGAAACTTCTCTATCATTCTTCCTTTCGGAGAAAATTACGGCTTTTACGCTCAGAAGAAGGGGTATCTTCCTGTATCACAAAATTTGAATTTAAGTTCCAAAAAGAATTTCTCCGAGAAAGTGGAGGTTCTTTTGCAACTTCCTCCGATTCAAGAACGCGGAACAATTCAAATTAATAATTTATTTTTCGAATCCAAAAGTTTTCGAATCGTCCCTGAATCGGAGCCGGAACTTAATCGCCTCGCCGAGATTATGAAAGAAAATCCAGATATTAAAATTCAAATCGAAGGTCATACGGACAACGTCGGAAAGAAAAAAGATAATCTTCTTCTTTCCGAAAAACGTGCGATAGCGATCGCCGAATATCTTTCTCAAAAGCATTCGATTCCTATGGAAAGAATTAAAACCCGAGGTTTCGGAGACAGTGTTCCTTTGAGCAAAAACGACTCCGAAGAAGGGCGTAGAAAAAATAGAAGGGTGAACTTTACCATTCTCAAAAGGAAATGA
- a CDS encoding LA_0442/LA_0875 N-terminal domain-containing protein, which translates to MSRISKFIARPKNPADFVRKTKLVTQRLTSIDARRVLISSSGIFALIILISLPLSASTIVLKNGKTLQGKIVNQSRTEVHIEINGKTQIIPKAEISEINLKDPKKDEPKKVTAKLPPKTNDKTEQTTISSSWKETEWTISGRSAILPGWGQWKIGQKKWAVISFLLFAGTVLYTNNCKEKASAEENNYKFNSTAITIAAFMDPNLNSDSSDETVRTTILVRRILTTATATNPYFSNYDRATSQYNQAQWLLGAVYGLQLIHAFLFAKDYEKIQTLLFDLNPEGWKFSAVTVKNPINGFTEITPTAVYTIKF; encoded by the coding sequence ATGTCTCGAATATCTAAATTTATAGCGCGTCCTAAAAACCCGGCTGACTTTGTCAGAAAGACCAAGCTGGTAACTCAACGCCTCACTTCTATTGACGCTCGACGGGTTCTTATATCTTCTTCAGGAATTTTCGCTTTAATAATTCTGATTTCTTTACCGTTATCAGCAAGCACGATCGTTCTTAAAAACGGAAAAACCCTTCAGGGTAAAATCGTAAACCAATCAAGAACCGAAGTTCACATAGAAATTAACGGAAAAACGCAGATCATTCCCAAAGCCGAAATTTCCGAGATCAATTTGAAAGACCCTAAAAAGGATGAACCCAAAAAAGTCACTGCGAAACTACCACCCAAAACCAACGACAAAACCGAACAAACAACGATCTCGTCCTCTTGGAAGGAAACGGAATGGACCATATCCGGTAGATCCGCAATTCTTCCTGGTTGGGGTCAATGGAAAATAGGGCAAAAAAAATGGGCAGTGATCAGCTTTTTGTTGTTTGCTGGCACAGTGTTATACACCAATAACTGTAAAGAAAAAGCCTCGGCGGAAGAAAACAACTATAAATTCAACTCCACTGCGATCACGATTGCCGCATTTATGGATCCAAATTTAAACTCGGATAGTTCCGACGAAACAGTTCGCACAACCATCTTAGTTAGAAGAATTTTGACCACGGCCACAGCAACCAATCCTTATTTCAGCAACTATGACCGCGCGACATCTCAGTACAATCAAGCACAATGGCTGTTAGGCGCGGTTTACGGGTTACAATTGATTCACGCATTTTTATTTGCTAAGGATTACGAAAAGATACAAACCTTACTTTTCGATTTAAATCCCGAAGGATGGAAATTTTCAGCCGTTACCGTAAAAAACCCAATCAACGGATTCACGGAAATCACACCTACCGCTGTTTACACGATTAAATTTTAA
- the gpmI gene encoding 2,3-bisphosphoglycerate-independent phosphoglycerate mutase gives MKLSKKYTFRSRKVLLVILDGVGYSPKGPEFGNAIADAKLPFLNQVWNQFPTLHIQAHGKFVGMPSDEDMGNSEVGHNVLGSGRIFDQGAKLVSNSIASGNIFQGQAWKEIIDNTKKNKSALHLLGLFSDGNVHAHIDHTKALILQAISEKVTKIRLHILLDGRDVPEKSALDYLNPFETWLDSLRKNGTDIRIASGGGRMTITMDRYEADWSMVERGWAIHVRGEGRKFSSAKEAIESFRAEDPKVIDQYLPSFVIAENGNPVGKIQDGDSVVFTNFRGDRAIEISLAFTEKDFDKFNRGPLPNIVYAGIMQYDGDLKLPERFLVAPPAIDRTLGEYMANSEIAQYALSETQKYGHVTYFWNGNKSGYFDQKSEEYREIQSDVIPFDQSPEMKASLITEALEKALNENKQDFYRVNYANGDMVGHTGNYPATVRAMEFLDGCLERLWKACEKQNIVLLITADHGNADEMYQLDKKGNVEKNSQGKPIPKTSHTLNPVPFSVLDPERKIRLNSNFPNPGLANVAATILDVMGYETPEGYHSSLIQN, from the coding sequence ATGAAGCTTTCAAAGAAATATACCTTTCGGTCTAGAAAGGTTTTGCTCGTTATCTTAGACGGCGTCGGTTATTCCCCTAAAGGTCCGGAGTTCGGAAACGCGATAGCGGATGCTAAGCTTCCATTTTTAAATCAAGTCTGGAATCAATTTCCCACTCTCCACATCCAAGCTCACGGTAAATTCGTAGGTATGCCGTCCGATGAGGACATGGGAAACTCGGAAGTCGGACACAATGTTCTCGGTTCGGGACGAATTTTCGACCAAGGAGCCAAATTAGTTTCCAACTCGATCGCATCAGGAAATATTTTCCAAGGTCAGGCTTGGAAAGAAATTATTGATAACACAAAGAAGAATAAATCCGCATTACATTTATTAGGTCTTTTTTCAGACGGAAACGTTCATGCTCACATCGATCATACAAAAGCGTTAATTTTGCAGGCGATCTCCGAAAAAGTTACGAAAATTAGACTTCATATTCTTCTGGACGGAAGAGATGTTCCGGAAAAATCCGCATTAGATTATCTGAATCCTTTTGAAACCTGGTTGGATTCTCTTAGAAAAAATGGTACCGATATTCGTATCGCTTCCGGAGGAGGGAGAATGACGATTACCATGGACCGTTACGAAGCGGATTGGTCCATGGTAGAAAGAGGCTGGGCAATTCACGTAAGAGGAGAAGGCAGAAAATTCTCCTCCGCGAAAGAAGCGATAGAAAGCTTTCGCGCGGAAGATCCGAAAGTAATCGATCAATATCTTCCTTCTTTTGTAATTGCGGAAAACGGAAATCCCGTCGGTAAAATTCAAGACGGTGATTCTGTAGTTTTTACGAATTTCAGAGGAGATAGAGCGATCGAAATCTCTTTGGCGTTCACCGAAAAAGACTTCGATAAATTCAATCGCGGCCCTCTTCCTAATATTGTATATGCTGGAATTATGCAATACGATGGAGATCTCAAACTTCCGGAACGTTTTCTAGTCGCTCCCCCTGCGATTGATCGAACGTTAGGGGAATACATGGCCAACTCGGAAATAGCGCAGTATGCGTTATCCGAAACACAAAAGTACGGACATGTAACGTATTTTTGGAACGGAAACAAAAGCGGTTATTTCGATCAAAAGTCAGAAGAATATCGCGAAATCCAATCCGACGTGATTCCCTTCGATCAAAGTCCGGAAATGAAAGCTTCTCTGATCACGGAAGCTTTGGAAAAAGCCCTGAACGAAAACAAGCAGGACTTCTATCGAGTTAATTACGCCAATGGGGATATGGTGGGTCATACCGGAAATTATCCGGCCACAGTTCGAGCGATGGAATTTCTGGACGGTTGTTTGGAACGCCTTTGGAAAGCATGCGAAAAACAGAATATTGTTTTATTGATTACGGCTGATCACGGTAACGCGGACGAGATGTATCAATTGGATAAAAAGGGAAACGTGGAAAAAAATTCTCAAGGGAAACCAATTCCTAAAACGAGTCATACGCTCAATCCGGTTCCTTTTTCCGTTCTGGATCCTGAAAGGAAAATCCGATTGAATTCGAATTTTCCCAATCCCGGTCTTGCGAATGTTGCGGCCACAATTTTAGACGTAATGGGATATGAAACCCCGGAAGGATATCATTCCTCCTTGATTCAAAATTAA
- a CDS encoding FecR family protein — MENKTDTPEFEGYAKFLREKGAVSQLPAFDPNWVGMKPRFNVEDKIISIPTNTNILRFPKTIWLTAAAAVLLLMIGVWFRFWTPKTKPEIVQGTPLNAVVVFVKGQASVMRDVQTKLHRGDLLNESDIILTNAGGAVDIGLTDSSVIRVKENSRLILKELRENNGSQIRIDLTAGRLLNVVEKEKKGSNFYVETPSTVAGVRGTSFEVSTSKNESVVFVVEGAVEVISLNTAGKIYTLEATKLITLNKDGEIESIDLPKLNSTLPEYKDMRKNLENLDRELLLDLRNLKSAKTEEELSRIYDLNIEHIIMKDGRELRGVVVSQKKGKLVIQTLKGSYILDEKAVDKIKY; from the coding sequence ATGGAAAATAAAACGGATACTCCCGAATTTGAAGGATACGCAAAATTCCTTAGGGAAAAGGGAGCCGTATCTCAACTTCCGGCTTTCGATCCGAATTGGGTCGGAATGAAACCTCGCTTTAACGTAGAAGATAAAATCATAAGTATTCCAACAAATACAAATATTCTTCGTTTTCCGAAGACAATTTGGTTAACGGCCGCAGCAGCCGTTTTATTGCTTATGATTGGCGTTTGGTTTCGTTTTTGGACTCCGAAAACGAAACCTGAAATTGTTCAAGGAACTCCTCTTAACGCAGTAGTAGTTTTTGTAAAAGGTCAAGCTTCTGTTATGAGAGATGTTCAGACAAAGCTACATCGTGGCGACCTTTTGAATGAGTCCGATATTATTCTTACCAATGCCGGAGGAGCGGTGGATATCGGCTTAACCGATTCAAGTGTAATTCGCGTAAAAGAAAATAGCAGATTGATTTTGAAGGAATTGAGAGAAAACAACGGCTCTCAGATCAGAATAGATTTAACCGCAGGTAGATTGTTAAACGTAGTCGAAAAAGAAAAAAAAGGAAGCAATTTCTATGTGGAAACTCCTTCCACGGTTGCGGGTGTGAGAGGAACTTCTTTCGAAGTAAGTACGTCCAAGAACGAATCCGTGGTGTTTGTAGTGGAAGGGGCGGTGGAAGTGATTTCTTTAAATACTGCCGGGAAAATATATACTTTAGAAGCGACTAAACTTATAACCTTAAATAAAGACGGAGAAATTGAATCGATCGATCTCCCTAAGCTGAACTCTACTCTCCCGGAATATAAAGATATGAGAAAGAATCTTGAAAATCTGGATAGAGAACTTCTTTTAGATTTGCGGAATTTGAAGTCCGCGAAAACTGAAGAGGAATTGAGTAGAATTTATGACCTTAACATCGAACATATCATTATGAAAGATGGAAGAGAATTGAGAGGTGTCGTTGTTTCTCAGAAAAAGGGAAAGCTAGTGATCCAAACTCTGAAGGGTTCCTATATTCTGGACGAAAAAGCCGTAGATAAGATCAAGTACTGA
- a CDS encoding DoxX family protein yields MIQSFFSTQEFFSTLFLRFGLAICIFPHGAQKLLGWFGGVGYEASMDYLVNTAEFPTILAILAILSEFFGSIALLLGLCTRLAAFGITCTLGIAGWTHKEIGFFMNWFGNQGGEGFEYHILTVSMGIALFLLGGGAWSLDSWIYDHIDS; encoded by the coding sequence ATGATTCAAAGTTTCTTTTCAACCCAAGAATTTTTCTCTACTCTTTTTCTTCGATTCGGCCTTGCAATTTGTATCTTCCCTCACGGTGCTCAAAAACTTTTAGGCTGGTTTGGAGGCGTAGGTTACGAAGCTTCTATGGATTATCTGGTAAATACTGCCGAATTTCCAACTATTTTGGCCATATTAGCAATTTTATCGGAATTTTTCGGATCCATTGCCCTCCTATTGGGACTTTGCACGAGATTAGCGGCGTTTGGAATCACATGTACCTTGGGAATAGCAGGATGGACTCATAAAGAAATCGGCTTTTTTATGAATTGGTTTGGTAATCAAGGCGGGGAAGGATTTGAATATCACATTCTCACAGTTTCCATGGGAATCGCACTTTTTCTTCTCGGAGGCGGTGCCTGGTCTTTAGATTCCTGGATCTACGATCACATCGATTCCTAA